One stretch of Podospora pseudoanserina strain CBS 124.78 chromosome 4, whole genome shotgun sequence DNA includes these proteins:
- the VVD gene encoding Vivid protein light receptor (COG:T; EggNog:ENOG503PD4D) yields MSNQVNTWEGNSWEGRAIEHYGGRQLDTQIYDPIIFPGLYSNSGLDIMSVLISLHSRPNPQVDIGAVDMSCPIIVCDLLRPDQPIIYASDSFLELTGYNRPEVLERNCRFMQAPGGQVKPKSARKYVDEKTIKKMRKSVDRNSELQIPVINFKKDGQKFTNYLTMIPLQFNSHQFNISVGFQCEMDG; encoded by the exons ATGAGCAACCAGGTCAATACATGGGAAGGCAACTCGTGGGAGGGTCGTGCTATCGAG CACTATGGTGGCCGGCAGTTGGACACGCAAATCTACGATCCCATCATCTTTCCTGGGTTGTATTCCAACAGCGGTCTTGACATCATGTCGGTGCTG ATCTCTCTCCACTCAAGACCAAACCCCCAGGTGGACATTGGAGCTGTCGACATGTCGTGCCCCATCATCGTCTGCGACCTCTTGCGACCCGATCAGCCCATCATCTACGCATCAGACTCCTTCCTGGAACTGACAGGATACAACCGACCAGAGGTACTGGAGAGAAACTGCCGGTTCATGCAGGCCCCTGGTGGGCAAGTCAAGCCCAAATCGGCACGAAAATATGTCGACGAAAAGACAATCAAGAAGATGCGGAAATCGGTCGACCGGAACTCTGAGCTGCAGATCCCAGTCATCAATTTCAAGAAAGATGGTCAAAAATTCACCAACTACCTGACCATGATTCCGCTACAGTTCAACAGCCACCAGTTCAACATCTCGGTCGGGTTTCAGTGCGAGATGGACGGATGA
- the STE20 gene encoding signal transducing kinase of the PAK (COG:T; EggNog:ENOG503NTWY), whose product MDSPKTSSFNGNGSSHRRRLTKKPPPNHHHPSSVYSSVSVSVDGRGVDAQSLGSKRSSTSLKRAPSAPLARSSPAAPKHLQHPNASDKQKQAYNKTTSPRIPAAPPAPSSALSPANRSHTAPILPARDSTAPAPKPPKLSLSRSSSTAPRAQHRPLSTKTSDELIGAPFDGTAILNRIEATKSPTHHTTPVATSTTTSHHLHFHNNTAKRNTSPPRSTPHALSQANSDARVMGNSPPPLRQSASFSATEASSLNEKASGSSKTESSTGPKRYSDETKETKMPSVLRKKSGFSGFMNSLVGSPKKPLISAPENPVHVTHVGYDSTTGQFTGLPKEWQRLINESGITEKDTREHPQILVDVLTFYKETTEKPQEDVQLEKFHDARANDYRGLSGSTPSSAASTLPSPSVLTSGYTSMSPLISPPASPRFPTVTHEGSFENPRAPPPVPKGPAPPVKDANLMPSRPAPKPPTSLPSRTQQQPGYPAKDSGIGMPHSGEDGATPYLPPKDNIPMLPEELRSRSNSRANGTSPYLPSSSQATTAVTTPSQAAIYQQQLMQQQQEQAMAQAQAAMTGQLGRATSKRQQHQQPTPPSSQHPHLRQAEQAGRVPQSQQQVAQANSTRPRHRPRQSNGVDVVAALKRICSEGDPREVYRGFTKIGQGASGGVFTGHERGSNRLVAIKQMNLEQQPKKDLIINEILVMKESSHPNIVNFIDSYLCAGELWVVMEFMEGGSLTDVVTFNIMTEGQIASVCRETLRGLQHLHSKGVIHRDIKSDNILLSMEGNIKLTDFGFCATINEAQNKRTTMVGTPYWMAPEVVTRKEYGRKVDIWSLGIMAIEMIEGEPPYLTESPLRALWLIATNGTPTIKNEQDLSPVFRDFLYFALKVDPEKRASAHDLLRHDFMKTCVELSSLAPLVRAAREARAQEKARKGQ is encoded by the exons atggaCAGTCCCAAGACTTCTTCTttcaacggcaacggcagtTCACACCGTCGCAGGCTCACCAAGAAGCCCCCGCcgaaccaccatcatccctccAGCGTCTACAGTAGTGTCAGTGTCAGTGTCGATGGTCGTGGAGTTGACGCCCAATCTTTAGGGAGCAAACGAAGCTCGACGAGCTTGAAGCGGGCCCCAAGCGCCCCCCTAGCCAGAAGTAGTCCCGCCGCCCCAAAGCACCTCCAGCATCCAAACGCGTCCGACAAGCAGAAGCAGGCCTACAACAAGACCACCTCGCCACGCATCCCCGCCGCACCACCGGCACCCTCGTCGGCCCTCTCCCCAGCAAACCGATCGCATACCGCGCCCATCCTTCCCGCCCGCGACTCTACGGCACCTGCACCTAAGCCGCCAAAGCTGTCGCTGTCCAGATCATCGTCCACTGCCCCCCGCGCTCAACATCGACCCCTCAGCACCAAGACCTCGGACGAGCTAATTGGCGCTCCCTTTGACGGCACTGCCATTCTCAATCGCATTGAAGCGACGAAGTCACCCAcgcaccacaccacacccgTCGCAACAAGCACAACCACCTcgcaccacctccacttccACAATAACACCGCCAAGCGTAACACATCCCCGCCGCGATCAACTCCTCACGCCTTGTCGCAAGCCAATTCGGACGCCCGAGTCATGGGCAACTCACCTCCGCCCCTCCGCCAATCGGCGAGCTTCTCCGCCACAGAGGCATCGTCTCTAAATGAGAAGGCCAGCGGCTCGTCAAAGACGGAGAGCTCGACCGGGCCGAAGAGGTATTCAGACGAGACGAAGGAGACCAAGATGCCCAGTGTCTTGAGGAAAAAGTCGGGCTTCTCAGGCTTCATGAACAGTCTGGTCGGCTCGCCAAAGAAGCCATTGATCTCGGCGCCAGAAAACCCAGTGCATGTCACCCATGTTGGTTATGACAGCACGACGGGCCAGTTTACT GGCTTGCCAAAAGAGTGGCAGCGATTAATCAACGAGAGCGGCATCACGGAGAAGGACACACGAGAACACCCCCAGATACTTGTCGATGTTTTGACATTTTACAAGGAGACTACAGAAAAGCCCCAGGAAGACGTACAACTAGAGAAGTTTCACGATGCGCGAGCAAACGATTACCGAGGACTATCTGGGAGCACACCCTCTTCGGCGGCCTCgacccttccctccccaagTGTGCTCACTTCTGGGTACACATCGATGTCGCCTTTGATAAGCCCTCCTGCAAGTCCGAGATTCCCAACTGTCACCCACGAAGGCAGTTTCGAGAACCCTCGCGCACCCCCTCCAGTCCCCAAGgggcctgctcctccagtCAAAGATGCCAACCTTATGCCTAGCCGACCGgcgccaaaaccaccaaccagTCTCCCCTCGAGgacgcagcagcagcctggaTATCCAGCGAAGGACTCCGGAATTGGCATGCCACATTCAGGAGAAGATGGTGCCACACCATATCTCCCACCAAAGGACAACATCCCAATGTTGCCGGAGGAGCTCCGGTCCAGATCAAACTCGCGAGCGAACGGCACCTCCCCTTACCTGCCGTCGTCATCACAAGCTACAACGGctgtcaccacccccagccaaGCAGCTAtctaccagcagcagctgatgcagcaacaacaagagcaagcCATGGCACAAGCCCAAGCGGCCATGACGGGCCAGCTGGGTCGGGCGACCAGCAagcgacaacaacaccaacagcccaccccgccatcctcccaacacccccatctccGACAAGCCGAGCAAGCGGGTCGGGTACCACAATCCCAACAGCAAGTCGCACAAGCCAACTCAACCCGCCCACGACACCGACCACGACAGTCTAACGGAGTTGACGTGGTCGCCGCCCTCAAGAGGATATGCTCCGAGGGGGACCCGCGGGAAGTCTACCGCGGGTTTACCAAGATCGGCCAGGGTGCCTCCGGCGGAGTGTTTACTGGACATGAGCGAGGGTCTAACAGGCTGGTGGCGATCAAGCAGATGAACCTGGAGCAACAACCCAAGAAGGACTTGATCATCAACGAAATCCTGGTCATGAAGGAATCCTCGCACCCAAATATCGTTAACTTTATCGACAGTTATCTCTGTGCTGGCGagttgtgggtggtgatggagtttATGGAAGGCGGCAGCTTGACGGACGTGGTGACGTTCAACATTATGACCGAGGGGCAGATTGCGAGCGTGTGCAGGGAGACGCTCAGGGGATTGCAGCATTTGCATTCCAAGGGTGTGATTCATCGGGACATCAAGAGCGACAACATTTTGTTGAGCATGGAGGGTAATATCAAACTCA CCGACTTTGGCTTCTGCGCCACCATCAACGAGGCGCAAAACAAGCGTACGACCATGGTGGGAACTCCCTATTGGATGGCGCCAGAGGTGGTTACGCGAAAGGAGTACGGACGCAAAGTCGACATTTGGAGCTTGGGCATCATGGCCATCGAGATGATTGAGGGGGAGCCGCCGTACCTGACCGAGTCGCCGCTGAGGGCGCTGTGGCTGATCGCTACCAACGGGACgcccaccatcaagaacgAGCAGGATCTGTCACCCGTGTTTAGGGATTTCTTGTACTTTGCGCTCAAGGTGGATCcggagaagagggcgagcGCGCATGATTTGTTGAGG CACGACTTCATGAAGACATGCGTTGAGCTATCTTCCCTGGCGCCGTTGgtgagggcggcgagggaaGCGAGGGCTCAGGAGAAGGCCCGGAAGGGGCAATGA
- a CDS encoding hypothetical protein (EggNog:ENOG503P4JX; COG:S), with the protein MPRLLQRSRPSEPAPATSVGSDDVSLPEYEPPAFPMNDENKSKLERLVAAQRNDSDARQYEKHLNECSKNLIKAVGSINDLLFQRRRQLARHVEKRRSEGVDDKSEAERELEEYVAELEATISTLTDKSEQALRRVIDCRAEFEDTKTVLESVVVTVKAQQPRPEPKPKKERRQQRRPANDDDDDDDDEEVDEAEDVPPVVGVIDALRTARKVKMIEYSRLSAYDKYAVHNDYIPFKRTWHDAMHPDNEIPLPDPSTWFDEDGNPVKNVADIQEDDDLVVEREIVDLKCPLSLQAFKTPFSNHKCKHTFEKDAIMSFIRSSGGKAQCPVPGCSKDLTITDLYPDEVMLRKMKRVAEASRRNADATSEVEEEEEEDDDPDASIVIGRTNNIKRERNNRRVEDIEED; encoded by the exons ATGCCACGTCTACTGCAACGCTCGCGGCCCTCTGAGCCAGCACCAGCTACGTCGGTCGGGTCCGACGACGTCTCCCTGCCCGAGTATGAGCCACCGGCATTTCCGATGAACGATGAAAACAAATCGAAATTGGAAAGGCTGGTCGCCGCTCAGCGAAATGACAGCGATGCGAGGCAGTACGAAAAACACCTCAACGAATGTTCAAAGAACCTGATCAAGGCTGTCGGCAGTATCAACGATCTGCTCTTTCAACGGCGAAGGCAACTCGCTCGGCATGTGGAGAAGCGTCGATCAGAAGGTGTCGACGACAAGAGCGAGGCTGAAAGAGAGCTCGAAGAATATGTCGCTGAGCTGGAGGCAACCATCAGCACACTGACAGACAAATCCGAACAAGCCTTGCGGCGTGTAATAGACTGTCGTGCCGAATTCGAAGATACCAAAACAGTTCTTGAGTCCGTGGTAGTGACAGTCAAGGCTCAGCAGCCTCGACCTGAACCGAAACCTAAAAAAGAGAGACGACAGCAACGGCGCCCTGccaacgatgacgacgacgacgacgacgacgaagaggtGGACGAGGCTGAGGATGTGCCCCCAGTCGTTGGTGTCATCGATGCTCTAAGGACAGCTCGAAAGGTCAAGATGATAGAGTACTCCAGATTATCTGCTTACGATAAGTATGCTGTCCACAACGACTACATTCCTTTCAAGAGGACGTGGCATGATGCCATGCACCCCGACAACGAGATCCCGCTGCCGGATCCCTCCACTTGgtttgacgaggatggcaaCCCAGTCAAGAATGTCGCCGACATtcaggaggatgacgatctTGTTGTCGAGCGTGAAATTGTTGACCTCAAGTGCCCCTTGTCATTGCAGGCCTTCAAAACGCCATTTAGCAATCACAAGTGCAAGCACACCTTTGAGAAAGATGCCATCATGTCTTTCATCCGATCTTCCGGTGGCAAGGCACAATGCCCTGTTCCGGGCTGCTCAAAG GACTTGACAATCACCGACTTGTATCCAGACGAAGTCATGCTTCGGAAAATGAAGCGAGTGGCAGAGGCTTCGAGACGTAATGCCGACGCAACCtcagaggttgaagaggaggaggaagaagatgacgaccCCGATGCGAGCATAGTCATTGGACGCACAAACAACatcaagagggagaggaacaACCGCCGTGTGGAAGACATCGAAGAGGACTAA
- a CDS encoding hypothetical protein (EggNog:ENOG503NV6R; COG:Q) codes for MASAVRAARMAPRFSVLVRPAVARTTPSVCQRAAFSVSAGRFKSEVIKETEVPVSVYNPDAKGVASGNADHFSIPVKPRQRAPEPVVEEDEEVVPLEEKVYSQLPKTLQKMSVHGKVIIITGGARGLGNYMARACAEAGAKAIAIFDANQELGDESAAELHQKTGLPVSFFKVDVRDGHAIDAAVKNVVDLYGTPDVLVNSAGIADSNIPAETYDPAMFRRLIDINLTGSFLMSQSVGRAMMAAGKPGSIILVASMSGSIVNYPQEQSCYNASKAGVIQLGKSLAAEWAKYQIRVNCISPGYMDTALNKVPALDAQKKIWKSLTPQDRLGNVDDLNGLCVFLASDASGFMTGSNVIIDGGYSLY; via the exons ATGGCTTCTGCTGTTCGTGCCGCCCGCATGGCCCCGCGCTTTTCGGTCCTCGTTCGGCCCGCTGTCGCTCGCACAACCCCTTCGGTCTGCCAGCGCGCCGCCTTCTCCGTCTCGGCCGGCCGCTTCAAGTCTGAGGTGATCAAGGAGACTGAGGTTCCCGTTTCTGTCTACAACCCCGACGCTAAGGGCGTCGCTTCTGGCAATGCCGACCATTTCAGCATCCCCGTCAAGCCTCGTCAGCGTGCTCCTGAGCCcgtcgttgaggaggatgaggaggttgttccCCTTGAGGAGAAGGTCTACTCTCAGCTCCCAAAGACGCTGCAGAAGATGAGCGTCCACGGcaaggtcatcatcatcactgg TGGTGCTCGTGGTCTTGGAAACTATATGGCCCGTGCCTGCGCTGAAGCTGGTGCCAAGGCCATTGCCATCTTCGATGCCAACCAAGAGCTAGGTGACGAGTCTGCTGCCGAGCTTCACCAGAAGACCGGCCTGcccgtctccttcttcaaggtTGATGTCCGTGACGGACATGCCATTGATGCCGCCGTCAAGAACGTCGTCGATCTCTACGGAACCCCTGACGTCTTAGTCAACTCTGCTGGTATCGCCGATTCCAACATTCCCGCCGAGACATACGACCCAGCCATGTTCCGCCGTCTTATCGACATCAACCTGACTGGTTCTTTCCTCATGTCCCAGTCAGTCGGCCGTGCCATGATGGCCGCTGGCAAGCCCGGttccatcatcctcgtcgcctcTATGTCCGGCTCCATCGTCAACTACCCACAGGAGCAGTCCTGCTACAACGCCTCCAAGGCTGGTGTCATCCAGCTCGGCAAGTCCCTCGCTGCTGAGTGGGCCAAGTACCAGATCCGCGTCAACTGCATCTCCCCTGGCTACATGGACACGGCCCTCAACAAGGTTCCCGCTCTCGACGCCCAAAAGAAGATCTGGAAGTCGTTGACTCCCCAGGACCGCCTCGGAAACGTGGATGACCTCAACGGTCTCTGCGTGTTCCTCGCCTCTGACGCCTCCGGTTTCATGACCGGATCCAACGTCATCATTGACGGTGGCTACAGTCTCTACTAA
- a CDS encoding hypothetical protein (EggNog:ENOG503P8ZA; COG:S), whose amino-acid sequence MTKPWEQYREIIIAEYRDNRKPLHEVKKLMEQQYRFKASTRAYRSRFDKWGIQKYSRRRRGNSMGEDGEGDDTRYLSPHQSPELEDNRYQASSPAMTPGDLYHPGSSATTQSNEYRDPFIKPEPTVQYSQYSMMPIHPSAEANTHLSPISYNTYSHHQAIGYPSDQMSTYHHRAGNALVSAQTSPGPQSYQEPSAAHMTYGYSFDYSRH is encoded by the exons ATGACGAAGCCGTGGGAACAGTACCGTGAGATCATCATAGCGGAGTACCGGGACAACAGGAAGCCACTCCATGAGGTCAAGAAGCTCATGGAGCAGCAGTACCGGTTCAAGGCGTC TACCCGGGCCTATCGATCGCGGTTCGACAAATGGGGCATCCAGAAGTATTCTCGTCGCAGGCGTGGGAATTCCATGGGTGAGGACGGGGAAGGAGACGACACCCGATATCTTTCGCCTCATCAAAGCCCAGAACTCGAAGACAACAGATACCAGGCAAGCTCACCAGCCATGACCCCAGGCGACCTGTACCACCCAGGATCCAGCGCGACGACACAGTCGAACGAGTACAGAGA CCCTTTCATCAAGCCAGAACCCACAGTCCAGTACAGCCAATACAGCATGATGCCCATCCATCCGAGTGCCGAGGCAAATACCCACCTGTCACCCATCTCATACAATACATATTCGCATCACCAGGCCATTGGTTACCCATCTGACCAGATGTCCACCTATCACCACCGAGCGGGCAATGCTCTTGTCTCGGCCCAAACCTCGCCAGGTCCCCAGAGCTACCAGGAGCCGTCTGCCGCCCACATGACCTATGGGTACTCATTCGACTACTCCAGGCACTGA
- a CDS encoding hypothetical protein (EggNog:ENOG503NW56; COG:I) — translation MADNVPAEPSAASQLLQQHATHHVTVEDVVDEELPPKSATSTEATTTESAPPAAAPNPAMANIATQSRELFPELGTAPAPVARPTGIWAKRTGANGTSESNGTPTTSAPPSGATTPTPPAVRGPANISIPGRNVEYTLLEPQHVLPRAQLKKPLPDIAKDFNRRSRAPIKVSTMADGKVRVEATGAQDIATQALKDFINQIGTKLSIKVSIPRSTRAHVIGKGGSTIKALQEKTGARIQMPRVEDAPAAAEDEDDDSTIDVLIEGNSQQAAAARNAILKIAGERAANVNTRLKGIPAEFFPFIAKNGLISSLEQGRDLQVQVPSHPVRVPHPPEAPQGGQPPVFYPAVDNFIQLTGERDAVRAAKEQIERRAEELRQQLAVDQFSLNKGRHQFIVGDKGIPQDQFFDQTGCIVVLPADDEDETVTIIGPSDKITPASDVAMDLAMNMQSSNLDITRYFRQVPSAAAHARNVTRYLRERKEIERLEKLHHVHFNTPFNANGALPWELYARDGKNAIRASNEVKGIVEGHPPARIATAAVDPFFHAYLQKEARPKVRQDYGVHLVIPQGSEVDSPLLLVYEGRTSPDSYEIPRAQPSQADLLEMQKWLSEAQAYITGLIAKQDPLTAATMEVPTKFHEKLRRFIKKEQENRPENQIPVRVSNTGSIINFRGPSSAVESLVAKCQAFIEQEKEDEKERGFILEFEFPQKFANHLIGKGGSNIRELRDKFDVDIQVNDGKVQLKGPKAKAEAARAHISALGRQLQDEATHVLKIEPKFHRELIGAQGAQINRLQTRYKVIINFPRTAKPAKDDESVADSSDAGKHRRQQAPDEVIVRGPKRGADEARDEILSLLQYLKDTSFTDSITFQQKQLPSLIGSGGAVLEQLRQSSGARIDIPGAKEDADAEVEIQIKGTKAQVAAAKKALQEKKAVFDDTVVKTIDVDRKYHKALIGTGGANLRDIVVKAGGSDDRRELARAIQFPKQDADGNTIKVEGRTEVVDKIIAQIQAIVSERESQVTEVLEVPVEKHRSLIGRGGDIKRGLENQFKVSIDIPRQGSGQTGVKIAGQAPDVEKAKAHIESLVKEQQGETVQVPRALHHAVSNNGQIFRKFRNDFGVTVDHAGQAVPPRPAAPDARSNGALPLITDDEETTADAHSWKVVESGSSSEEGEIPWVLRGSPESIEKAKKAIEAALEQAKKQDATGYLILPDPRTYRFVIGQGGSKVNSIRKQSGCKITVPRDQAKGEAIEVVGSKEGVEKAKDLILAAVKEGIASRSAPREQ, via the exons ATGGCCGATAACGTTCCCGCTGAGCCCTCAGCTGCTAGCCAGCTCTTGCAACAGCATGCCACGCACCACGTAACGGTCGAGGATGTTGTAGACGAAGAGCTCCCACCCAAGTCTGCTACCAGCACCGAGGCTACCACCACGGAGTCTGCCCCCCCAGCAGCCGCACCAAATCCTGCGATGGCCAACATTGCTACCCAGTCCCGTGAGCTTTTCCCAGAACTCGGGACTGCACCCGCTCCTGTTGCCCGTCCCACCGGTATCTGGGCCAAGAGAACCGGTGCCAATGGCACAAGCGAAAGCAATGGCACTCCTACAACATCCGCACCTCCATCCGGTGCAACGACTCCTACTCCCCCGGCTGTCAGGGGTCCTGCGAATATCTCGATCCCAGGCCGCAATGTTGAGTACACACTTTTGGAACCTCAACACGTGCTTCCTCGTGCCCAGCTGAAGAAACCCCTGCCAGACATTGCCAAGGACTTTAACCGTAGGTCGCGGGCACCTATCAAGGTCAGCACCATGGCGGATGGCAAGGTCAGGGTTGAGGCTACTGGCGCCCAGGATATTGCGACCCAGGCTCTGAAGGACTTCATCAACCAGATCGGCACTAAGCTCTCCATCAAGGTGTCGATTCCCCGGTCTACCAGGGCCCATGTCATCGGCAAGGGCGGTTCCACCATCAAGGCCCTGCAGGAGAAGACTGGCGCCCGGATCCAGATGCCTAGGGTAGAGGATGCTCCTGCAGCcgctgaggatgaggacgatgacaGCACGATCGATGTTTTGATCGAGGGCAACTCCCagcaggctgctgctgcccgtAACGCCATTTTGAAGATTGCTGGTGAACGGGCTGCCAACGTCAACACACGCCTCAAGGGCATCCCTGCCGAGTTCTTTCCCTTCATTGCCAAGAACGGTCTGATCAGCAGCCTGGAACAGGGTAGAGATCTTCAGGTCCAGGTGCCTTCGCACCCCGTCCGGGTGCCTCACCCGCCAGAGGCGCCTCAGGGTGGACAGCCTCCCGTCTTCTATCCTGCTGTTGACAACTTCATCCAGCTCACTGGTGAGCGCGATGCTGTCAGGGCTGCCAAGGAGCAGATTGAAAGACGTGCCGAGGAGCTCCGCCAGCAACTCGCCGTCGACCAGTTCTCTCTCAACAAGGGACGTCATCAGTTCATTGTTGGCGATAAGGGCATTCCTCAGGATCAGTTCTTCGACCAGACCGGATGCATTGTTGTCTTGCCcgccgacgatgaggacgagaCCGTCACCATTATCGGGCCTTCTGACAAGATCACTCCCGCCTCCGACGTGGCTATGGATCTCGCTATGAACATGCAGAGCTCCAACCTTGATATCACTCGTTACTTCCGCCAGGTtccttctgctgctgcccatgCCCGCAACGTCACCCGCTATCTCCGCGAGAGAAAAGAGATTGAGCGTCTGGAGAAGCTGCACCATGTGCACTTCAACACTCCTTTCAATGCCAACGGCGCTCTTCCTTGGGAGCTCTATGCCCGTGATGGCAAGAATGCTATCCGGGCTTCCAACGAAGTCAAGGGCATCGTCGAGGGCCACCCTCCAGCCCGCATTGCGACGGCTGCGGTCGACCCCTTCTTCCACGCTTACCTGCAGAAGGAGGCTAGACCCAAGGTTAGACAAGATTATGGTGTCCACCTTGTGATTCCCCAAGGCTCTGAGGTCGactcccctcttcttcttgtctaCGAGGGCCGCACAAGCCCTGATTCCTACGAGATTCCTCGCGCTCAGCCCAGCCAGGCCGATCTGCTCGAAATGCAAAAGTGGCTTAGCGAGGCCCAAGCCTATATCACTGGCTTGATCGCCAAGCAGGATCCCTTGACTGCCGCTACCATGGAAGTTCCCACCAAGTTCCATGAGAAGTTGCGCAGattcatcaagaaggagcaggagaatcGCCCCGAGAACCAGATCCCTGTGCGCGTGTCGAACACTGGGTCGATCATCAACTTCCGAGGTCCTAGCTCTGCCGTGGAGTCGCTTGTGGCTAAGTGCCAGGCCTTCAttgagcaggagaaggaggacgagaaggagcGCGGGTTCATCTTGGAGTTTGAGTTCCCCCAGAAGTTTGCCAACCACCTCATTGGCAAGGGTGGAAGCAACATTCGGGAACTCCGCGACAAGTTCGACGTTGATATCCAGGTCAATGACGGGAAGGTTCAGCTCAAGGGtcccaaggccaaggccgaggccgccAGAGCTCATATCTCTGCTCTCGGCCGTCAGCTCCAGGACGAGGCTACTCACGTTTTGAAGATCGAGCCCAAGTTCCACCGTGAGCTTATCGGCGCCCAGGGCGCCCAGATCAACCGTCTCCAGACCCGCTACAAGGTCATCATCAATTTCCCTCGCACTGCTAAGCCTGCCAAGGACGACGAATCCGTTGCGGATTCGAGCGATGCCGGGAAGCACCGTCGTCAACAGGCCCCTGATGAGGTCATCGTTAGAGGCCCCAAGCGCGGAGCTGATGAGGCCCGTGATGAGATTCTCTCGCTGTTGCAGTATCTCAAGGATACCTCCTTCACCGACTCTATCACTTtccagcagaagcagctTCCTTCCTTGATTGGATCTGGAGGTGCTGTGTTGGAGCAGCTTCGCCAGTCCAGTGGTGCCAGGATTGACATCCCCGGCGCCAAGGAAGATGCTGACGCTGAGGTTGAGATCCAGATCAAGGGTACCAAGGCCcaggttgctgctgccaagaaggctcttcaggagaagaaggccgtgTTTGATGACACTGTAGTCAAGACCATCGATGTTGATCGCAAGTACCACAAAGCTCTTATCGGGACTGGCG GTGCCAATCTGCGGGACATCGTCGTCAAGGCTGGCGGTTCCGATGACCGCCGCGAGCTTGCCCGCGCCATTCAATTCCCCAAGCAGGATGCTGACGGAAACACTATCAAGGTCGAGGGCCGCACCGAGGTTGTCGACAAGATCATTGCGCAGATCCAGGCTATTGTGTCGGAGCGCGAGAGCCAGGTTACCGAGGTTCTCGAGGTGCCTGTTGAGAAGCACAGATCTTTGATTGGCCGCGGCGGTGACATCAAGCGCGGTCTTGAGAACCAATTCAAGGTCTCGATTGATATTCCTCGCCAGGGAAGCGGTCAGACTGGTGTCAAGATTGCCGGCCAGGCTCCCGATGttgagaaggccaaggctcACATCGAGTCTCTGGTCAAGGAGCAGCAGGGCGAGACTGTGCAGGTTCCTCGTGCTCTCCACCACGCCGTCTCAAACAATGGTCAAATCTTCCGCAAGTTCAGAAACGATTTCGGTGTTACTGTCGACCATGCTGGCCAGGCCGTCCCACCCAGACCTGCGGCTCCAGATGCCCGCTCCAACGGTGCCCTTCCTTTGATCACTGACGACGAGGAAACCACTGCCGATGCTCACTCCTGGAAGGTTGTCGAAAGCGGATCGTCGTCCGAGGAGGGTGAGATTCCATGGGTCCTTCGCGGCTCCCCTGAAAGCatcgagaaggccaagaaggccatcgAGGCTGCGCTGGAacaggccaagaagcaggatgCCACAGGCTACTTGATCCTGCCTGATCCCCGCACGTACCGCTTCGTTATTGGTCAGGGCGGCAGCAAGGTCAACTCCATCCGCAAGCAGAGCGGTTGCAAGATCACCGTTCCCCGTGACCAAGCTAAGGGTGAGGCCAtcgaggttgttggcagtaaggagggtgttgagaaggccaaggattTGATTCTGGCTGCCGTTAAGGAAGGTATTGCCAGCAGATCTGCGCCTAGGGAGCAGTAA